The Malus domestica chromosome 10, GDT2T_hap1 genome contains a region encoding:
- the LOC103454490 gene encoding uncharacterized protein, with the protein MEMQVALPVPPVDFNFDSSACSSPYMTAPSSPTRFGNYFFSAPTSPTRASTFYSHFNDLSMDNNPRLSASTVPFKWEEKPGIPKSRASFSNDQNHHHEEDFEFDFSGQLEKASLPADELFDGGKIKPLKPPPRLQLGRNGGVHDQGPSSPSPKSPSPRASRLSQGRKLVQEVLSPRHHRKNHRTDDPFEAAMDETRKDEYENQEGRRGRERSASTHKKGSRSLSPLRVSDIMFEIQEDNAISSTTVNSNKASTSSAYSSFLSAISFSSKGNRKWKLKDLLLFRSASEGRATAGKDHLRKYAMLSPKTKSSSSVAEDVKNSSFRSTDSVGSVSSRRRGPVSAHELHYTANRAVTEEMRRKTFLPYKHGLLGCLGFNPGLHEISRGAFGSLTRGGGCR; encoded by the coding sequence ATGGAGATGCAAGTCGCTCTTCCAGTTCCTCCGGTGGACTTCAACTTCGATAGCAGCGCCTGCTCCTCCCCTTACATGACCGCTCCTTCAAGCCCCACCAGATTTGGCAACTACTTCTTCAGCGCACCTACCAGTCCCACCCGTGCCTCCACCTTTTACAGCCACTTCAATGACCTCTCCATGGACAACAACCCTAGACTCTCAGCCTCCACAGTCCCTTTTAAGTGGGAAGAAAAACCCGGAATTCCGAAATCAAGAGCTAGCTTTAGTAACGATCAGAATCATCATCATGAGGAGGATTTTGAGTTCGACTTTAGTGGTCAGTTGGAGAAAGCTTCTTTGCCGGCGGACGAGCTCTTCGATGGCggcaagatcaagcctctaaaGCCGCCGCCTCGCTTACAACTTGGGAGGAATGGAGGAGTACATGATCAAGGTCCCTCTAGTCCTTCACCGAAGTCACCGTCGCCAAGAGCGTCAAGACTATCCCAAGGAAGGAAATTAGTCCAAGAAGTTCTATCCCCGCGGCATCACAGAAAGAATCATCGTACTGATGACCCTTTCGAGGCTGCGATGGATGAGACACGAAAGGATGAGTATGAAAATCAAGAGGGAAGACGCGGGAGGGAAAGATCTGCCTCCACTCATAAAAAGGGAAGCAGATCTTTGTCTCCCTTGAGGGTGTCAGATATCATGTTCGAGATCCAAGAAGACAACGCGATTTCTTCAACAACAGTCAACTCTAACAAGGCCTCTACTTCTTCAGCATACTCTTCGTTTTTATCAGCGATCTCGTTCTCATCGAAAGGAAACAGAAAATGGAAATTGAAAGATTTATTGTTGTTTCGGAGTGCATCAGAAGGCCGAGCCACAGCGGGCAAAGACCATTTGAGGAAGTATGCCATGTTGTCTCCCAAGACGAAGAGTAGTAGTAGCGTTGCCGAGGACGTGAAGAACTCGAGTTTCCGGTCCACTGACAGCGTGGGGTCGGTGAGCTCCAGGAGGAGAGGACCGGTTTCGGCGCACGAGTTGCATTACACCGCGAACCGGGCGGTAACGGAGGAGATGAGGAGGAAGACCTTCTTGCCTTACAAGCATGGGCTCTTGGGGTGCTTGGGGTTCAACCCTGGTTTGCACGAGATTTCCAGAGGTGCATTTGGGTCTTTGACACGTGGTGGAGGGTGCAGATAA